The Molothrus ater isolate BHLD 08-10-18 breed brown headed cowbird unplaced genomic scaffold, BPBGC_Mater_1.1 matUn_MA505, whole genome shotgun sequence sequence CCGGGGTCCTCCGGTTTCCCGCCCTTTGGGCCGCCATTTTTAGAAGGTCAAACAAACTCCGCCACGCGCCACGCCCAAGAGGGCTGCCTGGCGGCGGCGGGCTGCAGTACCGCGCTCTGCCCACAAGGCGGCAGCACTGCCGCCCACCCCAGCCGAGGGCGCCGCGCGCCTTGGGGCTGCGGGCAGCCAAGGCGGCAAAAAAGAACAGGGGCGATTCCCCCCCGCAAAAAActcctctaaaaataaatgccaaaaaccTGCCTCTTACCAAACAAGAACCAAATAAGCCCCCTTTCTTTCAAGccttcttgaaataaattttatagttCTAGTTTTCCTAGTTCTATTCACACGCATATTTATACCGGACATTGATGTGTTACGTCGTTTATACAATCTATTATGCCGATTCctattatctgtatttattcatattttgtggttttatcaaTATCATTATATATTGATTGCATATTTCTATACTTTGATTTAGATTTCTATCATACTTTTATtattccaaaaaaaatcccatctctaaccaaacaaataccaaaaaacccttcttttaaactatattgaaatcgttttatatttatagcttGCATAATTATACTCACTTTTATAGTCACAGTTTATACTGATGCATTCTCTTCATAATTACATATCACATATATATTATTCACATCATatagataaattattatttttattatgtaccAAATCTACTGctacaacttcttttttctaatattttcaatttttatatccATCTTGATGTAGTcatgagatatttttacaagtagatttctacctttctatcatttgtatttgtagtttttatcataaaacccctgcttttgccaagtaaaaaacaaaaccttcctttcttttaaactacttttaataatattgtTGTATTTACATTTACCATATCTATAATGTTTTAGATATTCTATCATAGTGATGTACTAGATTTATGGCTATTTCCTATAATAGATCATAATAAGATATATACAGTATCACTTGTATTACGTGTTGTATGGATTTATGTCACTTTAGATTTACAatcctttaataattttatatatatatatctgcataGATTCGCAAcacatttctatatttaaaatttcctttgagctgtgtttatatttatcATCTCTATTGATATATCTATAAACATACACAACgctctattaaaaaatacaatatcttATTGGAATATATCATGACTTATGTTacctgttaaattttaaatatagatcgaatagatcaaaataaaagtttattcccatttctgcacagctacttgttttgtttaaagataGCTATCCttagaattttacatttaaaatccaattcctaaatacaaggacaaaacaaacagcatcgAATTCCCACCAATGTCTTCCAAAACCATCAAGATACCTCCACCAGCCAAACAACTGCCAGcgaaaaaaacacacaacactcttttcactgacagttctcatcacatcagaaaaatggaaccaaacgaaaagaaaaccctggagaaacacacgcagcaaatcacaaaagcctctaaaaaaacccaaaccaactcgCTCAACTCCAATCAGTGCCACTGACCCTGAACgtcattttaaaaactaacCAAAATTCTACATCTACACTAACTCAAAGAATAAGCAATACTCTGTCAAAAGAACTTTAGAAAGCGAACTAATGAacgaaatagaaaaaaaaaaaaaccaaaaaatctcaaccactaaaaaataagaaaataactacccaaattaaaaaaaaaaaacaaaacaaaacaacaaaaacaaacaactactTAAAAAGACCCACCATATAAATACCCAcgttcccaaaaataaaactgatcaaCAACCACCAAATACGTCGAAGGACAACAAAAaacgaaaagaaaaaaaaaaaagaaaggaaaaaaccaaaagaaaatacatttgtaaaacaaaagtcccccaaaccaaatcaactttaatttacaacaaaaaaattattcccagcTGAAGAATAAACGCATAGAGCCTCATTcgatcaaaataaaaataccacccagaaataaacacaaagcctaaaGAGAAACGTAACCATTAACAATATCTCCCAAATGATCCCGTAACAATACAACATACACTacaatcaaacaaaccaaatcaataAAAGCCCTGGAAGACGATAAACACGAACGCAattagagagattttaaaaaccccgCTGCTATTAACGACACGACGCCACCTCGAACCCACCGAAACAAACGCTACACGCCCACGCTAATAAAAGCCACCGCGACAGAATTAAAATCCGAGCCGCTGCTTCGCGCAACGACCCGTAGAAACCATTGCAcgcctttaaaaacagaatagcCCGGCAAAAAAAATATCCGACTACAGAACTCGATTCAAACCAAACCTTTATCGTCACCACCTGAACCGAGAACCGTACCGGTCAGGAAGAACGCCAGAGCCCTTAGCGCACACCCACTGCGACCCACACAAAACCGTGCGATCGATCCCTACAGAGCACCTCCGAACCACGACACCCAAGAACTTGCGGCAGCCGAACCCCGCGCTGCCGGCCCCGGACGgagcgcggctcccggcggcaAAGCGGCTCCTCCGGCGCGcaggggcggcgccgccccggagacccccccgcccccgcccgctccccctgcccgggggaCCCCGGCGGCgcccgagccccgcgcccgGAGCGGACAGAGCGGCGGGCACCGGCCGGGCCGGCGCAGCAGCGCCCGCGCCGCCTCTGCCGCCCTCGGCCGGCCCGGCGCCAGCCGCCCTCGGCTCCGCACGGCGGCTCGCACCGGCAGAGCGGCTCGGCCGCTGCCGCGCCAAATTCCCCGTGCGCCTCGGCaaccgcccggcccgggccggcaGCGCTCCCGAGCGGCAAcgctccgggccgggccgctGCCACAAGAAGCGCCCTCAAATGCAGCGGCACAGCCCcgactgcagccctgcaaacgCTGCCAGAGCTGCGGCTTCCCGCAACTGAACCCCGAAACTGACGCCGCGGGCGGCGCTCACCTCGCTTCAACAAGGGCAAAGAAATGGGTTCTCCCCTTCAAGTTcatcccctgggagagcagaaaagaaggggCTTTCCTCCAATGAAATCCTTCAAGCCGTGTGGAAAGGGGGATTTGGACCTCAATTCAAACCCTTGCAAAGGAGGGAcaccagcgctgtcccctccatTTAAACCTTAGGATGATGAAAATGGGCTGGCTGCCTTCAAATCAAACCCCTCAGATGACAACAATACTTTGCCCATTCCCGTTCAAATGGAACGCAGGgattccctgtcacccctgggatACCCCTAACAGCCGGgaaaaggcaggttttcctTCCATCAACACCCTTCGAACCGCAGGTGAAGGCGGATCCCTCCCAGTTCGAACACAGACAATATTAGGAGAGTAGCTGCTTGCCTctccttcttttgtcttcacaAGCTCCGTTTTTGGTCCTGGGGAACCGGGGAGGGGGGACTGCCAAGATCAAATCGAAAAGGGAAAGGACCAAAGTCCCCGCTCCAAATCCACACGCGCTCACCCGTTCGGCTGCTGCTTCCCGGCACAAAGATTCGTCCCTCGGCACCTCCTTGAAGCGATGCTCCGCGTCTCCAAGCGCGCATCCAGGTGTTCGCCCAGACGCTGCGAGAAGCTCTCGCAGTCCTTCCATGAgacagccccgggagccccccatgaacccctcttctcagcagctccatgcaaaaGGGAGCTGAGGCGAAGCCTCCCCCTAAAAttgcctcccccccccccccccccccggcaggagccggcccctcatcatcctcacagctcacacctggggctgctccgagccccccatcatcctcacagctcacacctggcgCTGATGCCACTCTCCAACAGCGCCTCTCCCCGTCCAGCACGCAGCCCgcttctcacagacacagagccaacAGACATCTGCTCCGGGTGCTGGCTGTTCTTAGTCCGTCTGCTTCCACAATTCAGACACGGACGTGCGCTGATGGCACTGAGGGAAAGCTTTCCAGTGCACAAAACTGTCATTCTGGTAGCACGCTTTGAGAcgccttcagaaaaagcagaatcagcgCCACCTCCtaagagccctgctgaggaaccccgccctccttgggacacccaatgcagcagagctcgaaaaacaaagggaaaagtcaaGCTTGGAGTGGAAAAAGACAATAGAAATACAGCAGCCTTTCAAGAAAGCCTTCACGCAGTAATAGTGGGACCcggtcacatttcttctttccttgctctctggAATGACATCGATACGAAGTACAAAACCCACACGAaacccaaggcagagctgggattttacaCGTCTTCCTTTTGGCTCTCTGGATGACAAGCGCCTCTTCCAGGACTGCGACACGATTTGGGCGCTGGCAGAGAACGGAGGCAAAAGGTGCCAGAGAGCCCCTTCTATcgccttcagcccctgcagctgttctgagggttccagggcacagctcggTCCGTTCCTAGATCAAAACCTCACGGCAATATCTTCAGAACTACTACCCATCTCCAGTCGGAAACTTCTACATTCCTGGAAACAAATGAGTGCGTAGAGAGGGTTTCTCCCCAGCTGAGTTTAGAGACCAATTCCTATTCTTTAGCAATACCTAGAAAACCGAACGCCTTGCCAGGTTTTAGCATCCTACACCCactcacccctccctccctgtgcatttggtggcagctttgggtccctctgggggacggcacccagcgtgacccccgcccctcgcccgccccccacctgctcctgcaccgcagtggggctccctctcctgggcaccttggggtgcccccaacggcatcagagccccgagtcttcacccccccccccccttttcctgacccccaaagaagGCTCAGAACGAATCCGACTGCCCCGGACAGCAGCGCAGCGcttcccccaagcccttcccacacgtgcatggccccagcaagggattctgctgcaacaagaaagcgggggcagcccccagaaggcttgaggttcctgcccagcctcgctgtcacgggccgggggcagcgagaGAGGGAGCGGCACAGACGGCGGGGACGGCCCGGCACAGGGCGGGGGCCGCTCTCAGCGCGATGCCGGCAAAGCCGCAGCTCCGGCGCTGTCGGCCGGGCTGCTTGAGCGGCACGGGGGGATCCGCCGAGAGCctccggccccgcgcggggactcctgcaagggcccagggccgccgggctccggccctcgGGGCTTTATTCTCCggcagcccgagccccgcggctgcggggcaaagaaggaaagggggcaCGGGAAGAGAGGAGCGAGAGCAGGGCATGAGAAAGGGCGGCGAGGGAGCTCGGGCTGCGCAGGAAAGCGGGACGGGAAGGGAGTAGCGGgctagggacaggacaggaaggagccgggtttgtggggggagagggaatgggggaaagggagcgaGAGAAGGCGAAtacggggagaaggaaggagggctagagagagggacaggcggggaagccccccagagccccggctgcaccccgagcccggcccggcgcctcgCCCTGCCCGGGATGCTGCGCTCGGCGGAGCTCGGCTCGCTCCGGAGACGCTCGGCTCGAGTCGGCTCTTGTCGCCTCAACTCGGCTCTTGGCGCCTGCATTCGCCTCTTCGGCAGAGCTCGCCTCGCTTCGGCCCAACTCGCAGCCGCTCTGTGCCTTCGGCGCGCCTCGGCTCCGCTCGCCCCGGTTCGCTCGAGGCCGTCAGGGTCGGCCGCTCTCGCCTTGCTTCGGCCGAGCTCGTGCGATTCCCCCGAAGGCGGCGTCGTTCGgttgtgtttttagaaatatctttctctatCGATTGTATCTTTCTATAGTTAGATTTATATTTCTAGAATACTTctattaatccaaataaaaaccccatctctaaccaaaaaaatacaCGAAAACACCTTCTTTTAAACGGTAtcgaaatatttttatactttgtatagTTATactcacatttatatatatggtTTCTTTTGATGCAATCTATTAATAATTATCTATAATAGCTATAAAATTCTAGacatgtatttaaagtattatttatattatgtatcGTATCTACTGctgcaactgattttttcttctagttttaaactttatctgtacgtatttatgatatatttctagacttagatttctaccttcatattctttgtatttatcatttttatcatcAAAACCCTGCCTACtgacaagtaaaaaaaaccgCTTTCTTTAacgatttaaaaaatatttttatatttataattttcctatttctatttATCATTTGCTCTCTAGTACGTGATAAcatacctgctcctgcaccgcagtggggctccctctcctgggcacctcggggtgcccccaacggcatcagagccccgagtcttcacccccccttttcctctagTTAGAAACTACACTGgaacttttttctggaaacaaagacacGACCTAAATCCTCTCCCCATGTCCTAGACAGATAGATGTTCAGTTCTTAGTTGACTGGGCAGCAGTTTCTTCAATAGAACGAGAAACAATATGGAAACGTTTTAGCTACAAGCAAATAGGCAAATCTGAACAAGGTCCTGGTGGCCAGCCgctgcagttattttgaagccattttttaaacaatcaagtactgatcccacaaaaaataaagcaaaaagctgactactggctaagaaagaaggaaaaattaacttttgacgACAACAACAACATTCCAAGGACACAGGCTTTTTTCCAATCTCATACCTTATTACTACCTCTCTTGGGAATTCTCATCGTGGatcccaaaaggaataaatccctCAGAGTGTCCTAAAGCACCAAGGAGCTACCTACAAGTGAAGGTGGCTactttcagtgcagacacagctgatgaCACAGCAGTAGCGCAGTTCTATGCTGCCCAGGGATAAtactgtctcctcttctccagcagctgactctctcctgccatggtttctgtaaatgcatcagagcacgaccttaaacacaaacaggcaagaaaacaccatcagaagTCTTTCATTAAGCACTACAAGAAGGGTTCCAAGCAGAGAccaacagaatttcaaggaagCAGTATGCAATTAAACCACCTCAGACTCGTTCAAGTATCCGGCAGGTAGATGGAACCAAAATGGAACCATTCAGAAACGACAAAGAAAACCTCCCCAAGTATTTATACAGGAGTCCTTAACGTCAGAAATGGGATGACAGGTTATGTTCAGATAAGatgaatgtttatttggatgtagaaataaacttctctcaTGGTCCTTTGCCAAAAAATAGAACCTACAAGTGAACACCTACACCTGCCTAAAAAGACCTaacgagcccctggcagccaccgGCATCAAAGCACAGGGGATGTTTCTAATCCAGGCTAAGGAGAACAATAtcaccttttgttctctccagtttgtttcctctgcagtcctaTTTGCTTCTTATGATTTTTACACTCTCTGTATCTTCTCGGGCAGCGCTGAGTCTGACGACCGGGATACGagagtccttccctgccctacggagagaaccaggaaaaaaagttaaaaaaagaacagggcagtTTGAAGTTAATACTTCCGAcgagaagcagcacctgacaaacagagtgaacaaagcgtgacacctccctggggacagaagacTTACAAACTCTCTGGGATTTACAATCCTAGTAACcaagcccttcagcacagcagccaagtgtcCCATTAGGTGGTGCTGCACCAAAGAATGATCCGAGAGGTTCCAAAGAGTGAAACGCACGTTATTTTCCAAAGACGTAAAATcgtgcaaaataacaaaactacaatAGATCTAAACTACAGGGCAAGAGTACAAGTGTTAActtgaggagctggaaccaTCCAGGTGAGCAACTGCTAACTGGATCCTCAACAGAGTTTGAGGAACCCTCCAGGATACAGAAGGGTTTtccccagcaatgtcacaggcCGAGTTTTGATAGAAGTACACTTGCCAGATGCTCAGAAACGTCACCCATCCTCCTCCGGGTGTCCTGAGAGAGCTGCGAATGGCTCTCACGTGGTTTGAGCTGGTTCTGTAAGGGCTCAGGGTGAATTTCACCAGATGCAACCAAACTGGGCAACACccagtgggacagaaggaaCCCAAAGCTTGTTTTACCCAAAGCTTGggtaagcagagctccagcaaataCTGAGGAAACGGACAGAACAgggtaacaaataataaacataccttttttttttttttttttttcagatgagcaaaacaattaaggagaaggtggaaaactcaccatgactgaacatttcatcACCTGTAAGCTGACCATCCTTAGCATAGAGgattccaaatttaaaattcaccgatccctggaaaataaaaccaaatattatttGGTAAACAGTCAAACAGAAGACATAACAATTTGGGTCCTCTAATCTTTGCATACATCCTACACATcagaacatacattttataCTATCTCCTACTACACGATAATTTACCTTTAAACTTTGATAGTATAGCATAAAACCATTAACTTAGATGGGTGATCAATTATTATTAAGTTGGTGcttcaagttatttttgctgtcaggttcaaaaaaacattacttctttttactgtaaCGAGCAATTGATTTAGAAGTCATCAAAAGCCcatcaaaatacaaagctgtacTCACCGGACGGGTCTGTGAGCAAGAAGTAGTTAGGCTTGTACTCACCTCTTGCCCTTCAACAACCAATAAATCCTGTCaacaaaaacagcatctttaGCCCCCTCCTATTAAAGATTCTACAAGgatgatggttttatttgtgtttagaagtttggatttgaaatggCCAGTTCAATGGATAAAGAGACAGTTTAAGTAGTATTcgattattattattattattattattattattattattattattattattattattattagctactggaagaaacaaaccagtaGTATCTATACttaattacttctatttccaGGAAATCATAAAGAAgaagaaccaaacaaaaaaaagtcacttcctaccttttgtatctcaggatgaaaaatgtctcttgggctcttctccagtttctcaagactcctggcactgaaatgcaaatgaacgaGTGCTTTAGAGGAGGGCAAGTGCACAttccaaccccaaaccaccAACCGATTGCAGTTACAGCGCTTACAAAATGAATcgttcccagagcctctgggaaatGGAACGGTTGGTGCAACtgccatttcttccccaaaatactaacttccaacacttcctaaacttagtttgcattttaaaaacagaaattagggagactcagggtggagatcaggttgaaattgatttccttctaaagcacagggctctgttccaTCACCCTTCACTTTGGCTCCACACAGAATCACGGGGAGCATTTTAGGAGGGCCCAAGAAccaattctatttctctcttttttctagttctctctCTTCCTAAATCATTCAAggcaagtcaaatgaaaaaggacaagttcagcatcaaattcacactttttccctttgtctgctcAAGAACAGGCTTTTAAACCACTTCTTGCTGCCTTCAACGATTAAGACTTGCAAAACAGTTTCGCAAGTTTGATAGGTTTatcataaaaaccacagaacgcaagctctgaattacaggaaaaggtaCACAGGCAAATATCTCAGCTGATGGTGGCTTATTTGTAAACACATACCTTAACGGAGATTGCACTGAGAATGTTTCAGTGGGACTCtaagggaaaagtattttctgagtaccctgtaaacaagaaaagctaGGATATATTACAGGACATACCCACTTGTTCTGCATATTCAAATAGgattatcaataaaaacatttaagaaggaagaaaaccaaggtaATTTTACTCAGCTATATTTGCTGccgatttagagaaaaaaaaaaaaaaaaagtcacgggtgctgcaaagaaaaaaaaaaagtgaaccagAAACGCCTACAGTAgaactttaaaacaattgcttggataaaagcagctcatggaacatgaagtagaaaaaaagcgAAACCAGTATctgttgtagtgcgtttttatattttgtaatattttgaagtagttttgttttgtattcctatatttttcccaaatggtttatcccagactgtactcccctccctttatctgtgttatccctctcccaggatgagatcatccctaaacccccaccctggctctctgtcaatcactcagcatcccatcccccccatccagaagtttcggtccaagttgtcgagtgatttgccagaggccaggggtcagccccccaggcctagTCCCATACGCTgccctatatgtctatcccccagttcccatccctcagagatacctattggttggtaaaatgttatctacttttagtttcctcctcccttgaaatgtgACCTTCGGGgatctcccggggctctcggcaggaggccccctggggtgcaggagctcctttgggatctgaataaaaccatggactaacccctgctaagagtcagccctttctcttctaccgatgtctctggtgtctcttgtgctgcaaaggcgcccagcccaggtgccctcagtaccctcggggcacagacagtgtctccccgctgtcggccgtgtcggggctgccctccctggtgtctgccgactcgagactggcccagggttcctgagaggctcgcagagagaccgaGACATTTTGGCGACCAACGTCGGGCTCTGAGACCATCCCCGGACCTCACAGACGGGGCTCGGACGTTCTTTCAGACTGTTCGCAAAGCCTTTGGCCGGCAAGCTACCTCAGAAGAACACACTCCGTTTTAATGAATTGCTCCTCTGTGCAAGAAACTCTTCCCTCAAGAGTCAGTTTCAGGTAGAAGTCACCATCCCAGGacctcctgttttcctgtcccacagctggattGGTAAGTTTACCTTCTTCCCGTTTCTCCCCTCTTCGGGAGGGGGGGTGTTTCCCTGCCTTTGTTTTCAGGCTCGCTGCAGAGAGCCgaagttttttttctctatttttggcaggctgccagctgcaggcctttttttcctccccccccccccccccgggtTGGTGAAA is a genomic window containing:
- the LOC129047104 gene encoding GTPase-activating Rap/Ran-GAP domain-like protein 3, whose product is MARRMASARSARAGSFCWHSARSLEKLEKSPRDIFHPEIQKDLLVVEGQEGSVNFKFGILYAKDGQLTGDEMFSHGQGRTLVSRSSDSALPEKIQRV